The Bos indicus isolate NIAB-ARS_2022 breed Sahiwal x Tharparkar chromosome X, NIAB-ARS_B.indTharparkar_mat_pri_1.0, whole genome shotgun sequence genome has a window encoding:
- the LOC109555535 gene encoding TLR adapter interacting with SLC15A4 on the lysosome — protein MLGESFLIELLYKEQVTCKKTSNDEKETWKKQLLDIEDNSHSPDKMENENKVMKESLTEKSNDTSKIKSVDEITVAKCKSASFPGNVSAALPIPKREQHDEKQLDLYRSYSCTSICQNYPDLQIGGDHVGNMYDSGCFVEHIRDDVFSGPLLFSVDIPLGHSPIIEPLDKLPTSKLLNGDEIRERSMLFHKQPLSNSMLNSYMEKKVDELYKLFLEENLTQCCSITNLMASNLLMNNINQISLQISQEQNTEALKIREVLLYSLTRCNLCNISHGNSSEFSTPNLQISNQRSRELVPHLQ, from the coding sequence ATGCTTGGAGAATCCTTCCTAATTGAACTCCTATACAAAGAACAAGTTACATGTAAGAAAACCTCAAATGATGAAAAGGAAACTTGGAAAAAGCAACTTTTAGATATAGAAGATAATTCACATTCCCCtgataaaatggaaaatgaaaataaggtcATGAAAGAAAGTTTAACAGAGAAAAGTAATgatacaagtaaaataaaatctgtggatGAGATAACTGTAGCAAAATGCAAGAGTGCATCCTTTCCAGGGAATGTGTCTGCTGCACTGCCCATTCCAAAGAGAGAGCAACATGATGAAAAACAATTAGATTTATACAGATCTTATTCATGTACAAGTATTTGCCAGAATTATCCTGACCTACAGATTGGAGGAGACCATGTAGGTAACATGTATGATTCTGGCTGCTTTGTGGAACACATACGGGATGATGTTTTTAGTGGTCCTCTTTTGTTTTCAGTAGATATACCATTGGGTCATTCTCCCATCATTGAACCTCTAGACAAACTGCCTACCTCAAAGCTTTTGAATGGGGATGAAATTCGAGAAAGAAGTATGTTGTTTCATAAACAGCCCCTTTCTAATTCTATGCTTAATAGttatatggaaaaaaaagtgGATGAACTCTACAAACTGTTTTTGGAAGAAAATCTCACTCAGTGCTGCTCCATAACCAACCTCATGGCTTCCAACTTGTTAATGAATAATATAAATCAGATTAGCCTCCAAATCTCTCAAGAGCAGAACACAGAGGCATTAAAAATTCGGGaagttcttttatattctttaacaAGATGTAATCTCTGTAACATTTCCCATGGAAATAGTTCTGAATTCAGCACTCCTAATTTACAAATATCAAACCAGAGAAGTAGAGAACTTGTACCACATCTACAATAA